The following coding sequences are from one Triticum dicoccoides isolate Atlit2015 ecotype Zavitan chromosome 4A, WEW_v2.0, whole genome shotgun sequence window:
- the LOC119287789 gene encoding transcription termination factor MTERF4, chloroplastic-like, with the protein MLHLRQRVLSHLLSAAPTPSTSPLLRHRLLSAAAPAISPNPSFAVEEYLVATCGLTRAQALKASSKLSHLKSSANPDAVLAFLAGLGLSGADVAAVVAKDPQFLCAGVERTLSPIVDGLTGLGLSRSEIARLVSLAPVKFSRRSVVSKVEYYLPLFGSIDNLLRPLKHGSGFLGSHLERVVKPNVKLLAECGLGACDIAKLFIREPRMISAKPGRVLAMVACAERLGVPRGSGMFRQALHTISCFSEDKIAAKLDYLKKTLRWSDGEVRIAVSKCPVLLSRSNDVLQRLSEFLISEAGLEPAYIAHRPAMLTYSLEGRLRPRYYVVKFLKESGLLNHDRDYYSMVVVSEKEFVEKFICPHKQAAPHLAEDYAAACTGQVPATFRFT; encoded by the coding sequence ATGCTCCACCTCCGGCAGCGCGTCCTCTCTCATCTCCTCTCCGCGGCACCAACTCCCTCTACCTCTCCACTCCTCCGGCAccgcctcctctccgccgccgcgcccgccattTCCCCGAATCCTAGCTTCGCCGTCGAGGAGTACCTCGTCGCCACCTGCGGCCTCACCCGTGCGCAGGCACTCAAGGCCTCCTCCAAGCTCTCCCACCTCAAGTCCTCCGCCAACCCCGACGCCGTgctcgccttcctcgccggcctcggcctCTCCGGCGCTGATGTCGCGGCCGTCGTCGCCAAGGACCCGCAGTTCCTCTGCGCCGGCGTGGAGAGAACCCTGTCCCCCATCGTCGACGGGCTCACCGGCCTCGGACTGTCGCGTTCTGAAATCGCGCGACTCGTCTCGCTCGCCCCGGTCAAATTCAGCCGTAGATCCGTCGTCTCCAAGGTAGAGTATTACCTGCCGCTCTTTGGCTCCATCGACAACTTGCTCCGGCCCCTCAAACACGGCTCCGGCTTCCTCGGCTCCCACCTCGAGAGGGTGGTCAAGCCCAATGTGAAGCTCCTAGCAGAGTGCGGGCTAGGTGCTTGTGATATTGCCAAGCTCTTCATCCGTGAGCCAAGGATGATTAGCGCCAAACCAGGGCGTGTCCTGGCGATGGTTGCGTGCGCTGAACGTTTAGGTGTGCCCCGTGGCTCTGGAATGTTCAGGCAAGCGCTGCACACCATCTCATGCTTCAGCGAGGACAAGATCGCTGCCAAACTGGACTACTTGAAGAAGACACTTAGGTGGTCAGATGGCGAGGTCCGCATTGCTGTGTCCAAGTGTCCGGTTTTGCTGAGTAGGTCAAATGATGTGCTGCAGCGCCTGTCAGAGTTCCTTATCTCTGAGGCGGGGTTGGAGCCGGCCTACATTGCACATCGCCCTGCTATGCTCACTTACAGCCTGGAGGGACGGCTTAGGCCCCGCTACTATGTTGTGAAATTTCTTAAGGAGAGTGGATTGCTAAATCATGACAGAGACTACTATAGTATGGTGGTGGTCAGCGAGAAGGAATTTGTGGAGAAGTTCATATGCCCTCACAAGCAAGCTGCACCACACCTTGCTGAAGACTATGCAGCTGCTTGCACAGGGCAGGTGCCTGCTACATTCAGATTTACATGA